The following proteins are encoded in a genomic region of Neurospora crassa OR74A linkage group VI, whole genome shotgun sequence:
- a CDS encoding covalently-linked cell wall protein → MKQYQILTLLACVASAAAQGVTAKIAPEAKAPAGCGPNFNDRFELDILELGNPTKRREQVRQCHGEGTLVSQLVDGVLTDAHGRTGYIASNFQFQFDGPPQAGAIYTAGFSVCNNGSLALGGSTVFYQCRSGDFQNLYDRWWAEQCSPAEILVIPCGDSHQNAAINGVVVGTTVLPTTVVIPQSDGEGKAVVTTAAVPLCSVGQIGDGQIQGHPTLCSEFEFPTPLTDLVPVSEYADGQIQVTPPAPNTPGRPQSQLTPPNSVPNIFLTTTPVSGSPPAQSTEVPPGVVVVPPKPSVVITNDAGRRWLSSINGYIGIALGVFGGMRFI, encoded by the exons ATGAAGCAATATCAGATCCTGACTCTTCTTGCCTGCGTGGCCTCGGCCGCTGCCCAGGGTGTCACGGCCAAGATCGCCCCCGAAGCCAAGGCCCCCGCGGGATGTGGCCCGAACTTCAACGACAGGTTCGAGCTGGACATCCTGGAACTCGGCAACCCGACCAAAAGACGTGAG CAGGTCCGCCAGTGCCATGGCGAAGGCACTCTCGTTTCCCAGCTTGTGGATGGTGTGTTGACCGACGCCCACGGTCGAACCGGATACATTGCCTCGAATTTCCAGTTCCAGTTTGACGGTCCCCCTCAGGCTGGTGCAATCTACACGGCTGGCTTCTCGGTGTGCAACAACGGCTCTTTGGCGTTGGGCGGGTCCACTGTCTTCTATCAATGCCGCTCCGGTGACTTCCAAAACCTTTACGACCGCTGGTGGGCTGAGCAGTGCAGTCCCGCAGAGATCTTGGTAATCCCTTGTGGTGACAGCCATCAGAACGCTGCGATCAACGGCGTCGTTGTCGGGACCACAGTCCTACCCACGACAGTGGTTATCCCGCAGAGTGATGGTGAGGGGAAGGCCGTGGTTACTACGGCAGCTGTTCCGCTATGCTCTGTTGGCCAGATCGGAGATG GTCAAATTCAGGGACATCCGACCCTGTGTTCTGAATTTGAGTTCCCCACGCCACTGACGGACCTGGTACCCGTTTCTGAGTATGCCGATGGTCAAATCCAAGTGACGCCTCCTGCCCCTAATACACCTGGAAGACCCCAGTCGCAGCTCACGCCCCCTAATTCAGTTCCCAACATTTTTCTGACGACTACTCCTGTTTCCGGATCCCCGCCAGCCCAGAGTACCGAGGTTCCTCCTGGGGTCGTTGTCGTGCCGCCCAAGCCCAGCGTCGTGATCACCAACGATGCCGGCCGCCGCTGGCTATCTAGCATCAACGGATACATAGGCATTGCCCTGGGCGTTTTCGGTGGCATGCGGTTCATCTGA